The genomic window ACCCCGATCCATCATTTCGAAGTGACGAATTTCTTCCAGTGCATCTTTCGTCGGCAATCCCCCTAGAGCAGGTGTTGGATGTAGTTTCTCAACAAAGCGCAAAATGGAAAGATCTTGATTCGTTTTCCCAATCACAGGCGTGTATAAATGTTGAATATCCCGAATCTTCATTAATGTCGGAGAAGAAGGAAGATAGACCTTTTCACAAAGATCATGAAGAACCTCTGAAATCATTTGAACAACCAGTTGATGTTCACGTCGATTCTTTTGATCCTGCAACAACGCTTGTCCTAATTTTTCATCCTCTTCGGCGTCTTTTCCCCGCGCAATAGAACCCGCTAAACAAGTGGAAAGGATTTCATTTCCCCATTTCCTAACTAATCTTTCTGGGGAAGCCCCCACAAAGCAATCATCCATCGCTTCAAATGAAAAAATAAAACTATCTTGCTGCTGATCCAATAATTTTTGTAATACATTCTCAGGTAATATCGCCTCTTCAATTTCCGCTGATATTTTTCGAGCAAGTACAACCTTTTCTAATTTTGGATTTGAATGAATTCTTTCCACCACTTCATTAACTGCCTGTTTCCATTGATCCGTTTTTTCTTCTTTTATTCCTGTAATGACCGGATTAGTTGTATTCACAGGCAATGAAGGTTGAAGAAATGTCTCTCTACGATTCATCACATTTCGAATGACATCCAGCTTTTCCTCATCTTCATTTGTCATCGCAATATTCATCGTTAGAAAAGTATCTTTCCCCCGAATGGTCAACATATATTCTGGTAAGTAAAAAAACGAAGGAGAAAAATTCCCCCATTCCACCTGGGTTTCTTGTTCAGGATCAAATGAAAATCCACCAAAAAGAAGTGGACCAATGCTTGGAACTGAATAAAGGTTATGAATAGCCGCCTGGTCCAACAACTTCTTCCATTTATCATCTACTTCTTTATATCGACGATGATCCTTATGTTCACTACGAATCGTATAAATATTTCCTAACCCAACAATGATCACTTCATTTTGGGGATGCTTCCAAAAAAATCGTTCTCCTGAATATAATGAATAACCGTTATGATAAAAGGTAAGAGGATCAATAAATGAAATCTTCTCTACACTACTTAATAGAACGGTTTTATTTTGTTCAACCTTTGTTTCATACATATGAACAAAGGTTTCTAGTAAATCATTATTTTTTATGGTTGACAATGAATTCACCCCATTGCGTCCCTTTTTATATTTAACGTATTCAAACTTATTTAAAGATACACCTCAAATGTTTGTCATGTCAACGATTCGGACTATTCTTTCCGGAAACTCAAAATTTCCTATCAATAATTATGTATGTCATGTTTTTTATAGTAAATTTGGCAGTAAATCCAAACTATTATATTCCGCAAAAGAATCTATTTTGCGATATGTCTCTACTACTATATACAGAAGAAGCAACCACTTTTCATCATAGATAGGGGATGTGGGAGATGGTGGCGTGAAAAGACGGGGAATTTGATTATTTCCATTGTGCTTTTGCATATTTCCCATGCGGATTTGCACTAGTTCTGCGAGGATTTGATCATTTCCCCGGGTTTTTGCATATTTCCCGTCTACTTTTGCGTTACTTCTATTGATATTTGCACTTTTTCTTCGGGGGACTTCCCTTTCTACGAGAATGGTAGATGGTCTTCAACTTTTGAACATTTC from Oikeobacillus pervagus includes these protein-coding regions:
- a CDS encoding isochorismate synthase; this encodes MSTIKNNDLLETFVHMYETKVEQNKTVLLSSVEKISFIDPLTFYHNGYSLYSGERFFWKHPQNEVIIVGLGNIYTIRSEHKDHRRYKEVDDKWKKLLDQAAIHNLYSVPSIGPLLFGGFSFDPEQETQVEWGNFSPSFFYLPEYMLTIRGKDTFLTMNIAMTNEDEEKLDVIRNVMNRRETFLQPSLPVNTTNPVITGIKEEKTDQWKQAVNEVVERIHSNPKLEKVVLARKISAEIEEAILPENVLQKLLDQQQDSFIFSFEAMDDCFVGASPERLVRKWGNEILSTCLAGSIARGKDAEEDEKLGQALLQDQKNRREHQLVVQMISEVLHDLCEKVYLPSSPTLMKIRDIQHLYTPVIGKTNQDLSILRFVEKLHPTPALGGLPTKDALEEIRHFEMMDRGFYAGPIGWIDYKGNGEFAVAIRSGLIRKKSVELYAGCGIVADSDAESEFNETGIKFRPMLRAIGGTLHE